The DNA segment atgGAAGGATCTTGAATATTAAACTTCGTAGACATTTAACCGTTCCCTGTAAtgctttgtaaaataaataaattacctGATTTAGTGTTATTTCATGAGCTGTTTCGCTGTGATCAGTGTGATGCCATAAAGGAGTTGAGACACAGGAGACAGTGTATGTTTTAACTTGGGGAACTCGAACACAGCGTGAATGTGTGAGAGCATTGAGGTGGCCTTTGCAGACATGGTCTTCAcaagcaggaactcagagtaGCACATTGGGTGAAAAGTTAAACACCTAACATTACTGGTTTTATTTATGAATGTGGGAGTGAAAAATTCCATTGCCTCAGTGCCTGATTTCAATCCCTCTGCAATAACAAACTCTCAGCAGTTTGCTGAACATCTTCTGTGTACTCCCCTCTCTGTAGTTCAGACAACTGTAATAAACTTTAGACCTCTGGTGAAGAGAAGAATTAGAAATGCAGCTTACCATATGAGAACAGGAGAAATAAAGGTCAGTTAGGGGCTTTAGAGTTCTAAAGTGTTAGAAGCAGAAGAATTGCTAAACGTTCATTTGACCTTGAACGTGAAAGAGATGAAGGGCACAAGTTCTAAAACACtggtttactttttttccaaaggagtGAGAATTGATTGAtgttagtctgtaaatgttgatgaatgttattttaaattttcaggtTTTACATGCGgtaacaaaatataaatttgcTTTAGAAAAGTCCTCATCAAATGAAAGGCTGGGAAGGGGTTCAAAGAGGCTAACGTTTTGGTGGATCATTAAGCTTTTAACTCGCTATCTGGTCTggtcttttctttgttcttctATGAAAGTGAATCTAGGACATTAAGTTGTATTTCTCACTAGTataggaaaaattatttctctctaCTTTTATACTAGCTTAGGagtaaaagcatttaaatgtgAATAGTTTTTCTGAAGGCTGAATATTGCATCTCCTCCATTATCAACAATCCCTCGTGTGACACGAGAGGTACAGGCTTCAAGAGAACATGTGTGAGACACGCAGTGTATTCTCTTTCAGACCTGACACTCAGCACCGGGGCCCCGCTGCTCATTCAGAGAGTGATGTCCCAGAGCAAGAGGAAGAAATCCTGGGATCAGATGATGATGAGCAAGAGGATCCAAATGACTACTGTAAAGGTGAGAATTTGCCTGTTTAAGATGCAGGATTTGCAATTTAATTCCCTTCATTTCTCACTTACTATAGAGAATGAAAATAGACTCCATCATACTTTAAGGGTGTTTTGAGACTGCATGATTTTTCAAGCCAACATGAAATGGAGAAGCTCTTCTCCAAGTTTCCTTCTGTTATCAGTCAAGATTTGAGTTGAGAGCTGTTTTTAATGCATGAGTTTAAAGCTGTAAACTTTTCCTCTGTGCCAGAGGGCTTTCATTATTGATAAAAGCAAGTAGgcatttaattcctttttttattttcattgtaaaaAGGACACTTTCAAATCCTTTTCaaattcttcagttttcttttgaagatCAAATCATCATGTTGGTCcattcttcagaaaacttcGCGTCTGCAAATAGTCTTCCACTGTTTCTCTGAGCAGAAActaaatacagagaaaatggaaatgcCAAATCAcaatttcctttcttgttttctgctaGTTCCATTGTATGTCTGGCTTCTCATGTTTTTGCTTCTATTGTGGAATCCTCCTGCATAGTCAGTAGCTTGAGAGATATGAGGGGAACAGGGAGGAGACTTCCCTGTTTTCAGTGGTGATGTCAAGTGGCAAAGTGCCTTTCAGTCAGGAAGGCAATTGCAAGGAAAACTCCGGGATCTTGGCTGCAGTACCCTTTCATATAATGGGGTCAGAGCATGCAAAAGCAATATTGATACTTAGCTGAAAGATTCTGTTACTGACCATTACAACCTGTATTTTCCAAAGATGATCAGCCTAGCAGACTTCAGATGCTTGCACTGaggaaatattattttgtgATGCTGTAGAGATTACCTAATTGAAAAGATGGACATGTCATTCTAGTTCAATTATATTAAAACTTTCGAGTCAACTAGAGGGCTGTTCACAGTTTCTTCTCCAACATACTGTGTATTTGTACTAGCAAGATCCAATTAGAGAAACACTTGCATTTGTTTATAtgattaaaaatttaaacacaTCAAATAAGTCTGCCTTAAGTTTTGATGCTTGTTCCACACACCTGTTCTTTGGTTCTTCCTGCTATTTTTCTAGGTGGTTATCACCTTGTGAAAATAGGAGATCTCTTTAATGGACGATACCACGTGATTCGGAAGCTTGGATGGGGCCACTTCTCCACTGTGTGGCTGGCTTGGGACATCCAGTAAGTCTTTCTGTTCTAGCTAGTGTTTCTGGTGGGAATTTACAAATGTGATCAGAAAACATCTTTTTACTTTTagataaaaacacaaaacatagCTGTCTGCATCCTAAACAGAAGTTTCTTTTGATATTGTGGATGCAAATGTGTGGGAGGGAGTTAACAGGACAAACCACGTATGTGAGAAGAGTACTCTTGTGTTCAGCAGTTTCTGACCTATTATTACATTTTAGGAGAAATTATTAACATgaatgttttataaaaaaagagTCAAAGACAGTCTTTGAGTGTTTAAACCTTATTTTTCCATTATGCATAAAATAAGCTCTCTTTCATGCAAAAGAATTGGGATAATCCCGGAGAACAAGTTCTTTGTATGAGCATTAACTGTTTCCAATTTACTTGCCATGTGTGAATAGAGGGAGGAGATTTGTGGCAATGAAGGTGGTGAAGAGTGCAGAGCACTACACAGAAACAGCACTAGATGAAATCAAGTTGCTAAAATCGGTGAGTGCCTGaattgtgtttaattttttattttttttttccattttgaggAGTTTAAATTTGTCATGTGCTTGATATATAACtttatataactatatataacTTTTGTGTAGAAACCTAGCAGTAGTGCAGTAGATCTGACTTCACAGTAATCTCTTTCTCTGCAGGTCCGCAACAGTGATCCAAATGATCCAAGTAAAGAGAAAGTTGTTCAGTTATTAGATGACTTCAAGATCTCAGGAGTCAATGGCTCTCGTATCCTTTTGTGGAATAACAGCGAAGAACTGGGAGTTGCTTGGGCAGCTGTCCTGTTTGGGCTGGGGAGCAATGCCCAGgcatccctttccctgcccaAGGAAACCTGCTGTAGAACGGTCTGCTTCAAAACTGCCTGCTAAGCTCAGGTTCAGAGTGATCTTTCAGCCTGATGCAATGTGTGTCAGCCGCACTGCTTGGTCCTGCTTTTAACGTGCCGATGCCAATCAGTGAATCTGGACTGAATGGCTGTATAAGAGGTACCTTTGGGGTAGGAGAACTTATCTATCCCAACCCCTCCATTTTGCAAGCAGCCTGTTTAAGCCTACTTAAATAACCTGTTATTTAAGTAAAGCGATACAAAACAGTAAGATCAGTAGCTGAAAATAGCAAACACATGCCATCTATAACTTGATAATAAGCTTGTTTTCTAGTTATGGAAGCATCTTACTTTGTACTTTATCAACATTGTTAGCATGTTTAAAGTGTATTGCTTTGAAAATACCCTGTAATTCTGTGAACAGCCTTTTAATAGGCAGTTACTTGTAGCAAGTCCTAATAGATCCTTAACGTTTGAAAGTCGGACTTCTAGGCATGTTTTCACTTTGCAATagcttaaattttatttcaatgagAATTACTAAGTGCTTGAGATAATTGAGCTGTAGATTATAAATATTCTaacacttcagaaaacagtAGGCTCATAATGTATTTCCTCTATTAACCTTCTTCTCAGTAAATGTTGACCTGATCTTGTATTTCTTCTTGTGAAATGTGTACTTTCTGCCAGTGTATACAAAAAGCAGCCTAATAAAGTCTTAGGAATTTGGATTCTAAAGCAAGGGCACTGTACTGAATATGTCACTGGAGTGACTGTAGCTGTTGAGATCTTATAGCCAAAAAGCAGATAATGTAAATATTGTTGAAGTCCAGGCTTTGTcaaaagtttgttttgctgGTAAAGAGGCAAGGGAGGGTGAAGAAAGTAACCTAATTATTCCGAAGATGACTTATTATCTTTTCAGATAATGCTGCTACAGAGAGATCTGGCATCGAGTTTTGCCTGGGGTGAAAGCCTAGGCTGTTCCAAACCGTACATTGTTGGCTTGAAGCCCTCTCACTACTAGCAGGAAATACTAATGCATGCTTGCTTGTGTAACTGGCTTGCACTCAAAGCAGGAGATTGCTACTGCTGCAGTAGGACCATTGTGCTAACCAACTCCATCCCTCTGTATTGTGTGTTTTAGATAATGGTACTATTGTGTAGGATAGGATGATGCTGTTGAGGAAGGCAATTTTTCTAAGCTATGTCAGAAGGATGAAGGTTCTTTAATATATAAGAAAATATAACTGATGTGGATTTCTTTTGATCCTCTGTCCTGGGAATTCAGGGCTCCTTGGGTCAGGATGTccattttttcccttgattGAGTTCCAGATATCTGTATGGTGTTTGAAGTTCTAGGACATCATCTTCTGAAGTGGATCATAAAGTCAAATTATCAGGGGCTTCCACTCCCCTGTGTcaaaaaaatcatcaaacaGGTAAGTTCCAGTTCTAACTGCACTGTTCCCCTTGACCCGGTTAAAACTCTTTCACTAATCTTTCTCATtgacaagaaaacaaaagttaaaaatcaGTGGTATCTCTCTCGTGCAGCAAAATATTCTTGGGttgatatttcctttctctACTGCAAACTCCTGCTGCAGATAGTTAATTTTCTGCCAGTTAAACCGTGATGGGAGGCCAGCTGTGCTTTTACCTCTTCTTACCCCAGTCATTCCTCATaagtgaagtatttttttaaagtgtcacAGTAAGCACAGTGCTTAATGATAGGAAGAGCAAGAGAAACCAGTTTTCCCCACTAAATGATTGCCTAAGAAGAAACATCTTTCTACATGTGaggtggaggggaggaggaaagtgTGATTTTATTGTAGAGTATTAAGATTACATTTTCAACTTTGATAAGTTATGAGGGTAAATAGAGCATTTTCAAATCATAGCTAAAATCTCTATGCAAATCTCTATTTTGTGACACTGCGTAATATCCACTGATCACATTAGCTCTAATCTGGAGCATTCTCAAACACAGAAGCCCTTCAGGTTCATTGGGCATCCTAGgctattttgcatttttacttCACTCTCAATTTGCTCATTATTTGCTTTGTCTAATGGttgatttccttctttcttatCTGCAGGTTCTTCAGGGTTTGGATTACTTGCATACAAAATGTCGAATCATTCATACAGATATTAAACCTGagaacattcttctctgtgttaACGACCAGTATATTCGCAGGCTGGCTGCAGAAGCAACAGAGTGGCAGAGATCTGGGGCTCCCCCACCATCTGGCTCTgcaggtgaatttttttttttttttcacccctcCCCTGAAAATTGGTGCTATCTCTCCCACATACCCCCAAATCATCACTAGTCTCACTAAGGAAAACTTCCTGAGTACAGTGGAACAATTATGCAGGCAGCCTCTGAAAACCCAACTGTAAACGGTGAAGTTAGTCATAAGTTGTAACTCAAAGATGACTGGGAAGGCAGTTTGTGTAAGAAAAATGGAGAGATGATAAATGCACTCTGGCACCTGCTTTTAATACAGCTAATCTGGCACTCCTAAAGTGGTAGGATAGTCAGTCTTACGTAGCACAATCAGGATGCACTCAATATAGAACTGGGATGAAAATGTGGCAACATATTTCTCACATTTTCTTCAGAAGTTTATTATCTTCCATTGCATGAAGCTGTACCAGTGTGTACTTTTCAAGAACTACTGCAGTGTGTATTGGAAGGCTCTGTCAGTCATAATCTTACAAGACCAACATTGAGCTGAGCCCATCGTAGCATATCTTAGCTTAAGGAAGCTTCCTTAAGTTTAGTATTTTAATGCtttgatttgcattttcatttagGTAAGATGCATAATACATGCAGTAAATGAAGCTACATGACAGGAAGTTTGTTTCTGATATCAGTCAAGCAAGTCTTCTATCTGGAATTTTAATTATGCATTTACACATTTaatacttttctcttttttttttatcgtTGTATTTTTGTAGAGAAATGAGCCCTTAAAATAACATTTGCTGATATCATTAAAATGTTATTACCAAACCACATAGGAAAAATCCTACCTTAAGATCAGGATTCAGTTATAGTTTTTGAATATAGACATACTAATTTAttgatctttcttttcctttcagtgaGCACTGCACCACAGCCAAAACCAGTAAGTGTAATAGCTTTCATCTGTAAGTACCCATCTTCTGATAGCATCTACTGCATTGTTTCATAATCCAGTCAGTGTTAAGGGAAAGCAACCTCATATCAGAAGAAAAAGTGTGATTTGTGTTTGGCATAGGCATCAGGTTCAATGCTGTCTTGGAGATGTAAATAGTATTAGCTCATATATCACCAGAACGAGTCCTTGTGGTGATCTCAAGGTCTGTTGTGAAAGCAATTTTTCTATAGAGTCTGAGATCCCTCACTTGGAGAATAATGTAGGTTTCTCAGGTCAGGGCAAAAATGCACTGATAAAAGCCATAGACGACTGGTTTGAAAGCTATAATAGCTGCTTTTTATCTGAGAGAAGAGCTATCTCCAACATTTTCATTGCAGACTGCTTCCTCAgctctaaaataaattaaaacttgGCACATTTTAGATTTGTTGAAATATGAAATGCTAAGTCAAATTTCTCTGCTTGCCTCTGTGTAGGCTGACAAAATGtcaaagaacaagaaaaagaagttgaaaaagaagcagaaacgGCAGGCTGAGTTGTTAGAGAAGCGAATGCAAGAGATAGAGGAAATGGAGAAGGAAGCAAGCCCTGGGCAGACACAgcctgaggaggaggaagaagctcAGACCCCTCTGGAAATGCTCATAAAAGTTAGTCCACCAGAGGAAGGTGTCGGCAAAAAGACAGGTATGGACCTGAAGTATTGCTGACATGGAGTGGGCAGTGTTGTCCATTCACTTATGTGGGTATGAGGAGAGAGTACCTTTAGTAGAGTTGGCTGTTGTCATTTCCCCTTTTTGCATTGCATTCTGCCCTTCTAAAGAGACTGGGAAATGTCCTGTTGCAAACTGAATTAATGCATGATTGTGTGAGAACTCCCTACTTCTGTGGGCTCCTTGAATAGCTTCCAGCTATTTGTTCAGACATATTTTGCGATATTCTCATTTTCCACTCTTCCAGCACAAGTCCTTGTACAAGAGCCATCTAATCTAATGGAAGGCAACGTGGAAAAATGTGTAACAGAAATAAACTGCAACG comes from the Pseudopipra pipra isolate bDixPip1 chromosome 25, bDixPip1.hap1, whole genome shotgun sequence genome and includes:
- the SRPK1 gene encoding SRSF protein kinase 1 isoform X1, encoding MERKVLALQARKKRTKAKKDKAQRKPDTQHRGPAAHSESDVPEQEEEILGSDDDEQEDPNDYCKGGYHLVKIGDLFNGRYHVIRKLGWGHFSTVWLAWDIQGRRFVAMKVVKSAEHYTETALDEIKLLKSVRNSDPNDPSKEKVVQLLDDFKISGVNGSHICMVFEVLGHHLLKWIIKSNYQGLPLPCVKKIIKQVLQGLDYLHTKCRIIHTDIKPENILLCVNDQYIRRLAAEATEWQRSGAPPPSGSAVSTAPQPKPADKMSKNKKKKLKKKQKRQAELLEKRMQEIEEMEKEASPGQTQPEEEEEAQTPLEMLIKVSPPEEGVGKKTAQVLVQEPSNLMEGNVEKCVTEINCNGVIQMTDFTDSGNQGSVRLEDDLHNANDCGNHPHTQKTENFHSCNYSQHNADSENRPQEAMSDSFVPLVSEDSMACQPTSNDKQSFNVQEINNFQESIRTETPSEDENENNSPSDNKGKSTAGNFLLNPLEPKNADKLKVKIADLGNACWVHKHFTEDIQTRQYRSLEVLIGSGYNTPADIWSTACMAFELATGDYLFEPHSGEDYSRDEDHIALIIELLGKIPRKLILAGKYSKEFFTKKGDLKHITKLKPWGLFEVLVEKYEWSQDEAAAFTDFLLPMLELIPEKRATAAECLRHPWLNS
- the SRPK1 gene encoding SRSF protein kinase 1 isoform X3 — its product is MELCVGLCPCRPDTQHRGPAAHSESDVPEQEEEILGSDDDEQEDPNDYCKGGYHLVKIGDLFNGRYHVIRKLGWGHFSTVWLAWDIQGRRFVAMKVVKSAEHYTETALDEIKLLKSVRNSDPNDPSKEKVVQLLDDFKISGVNGSHICMVFEVLGHHLLKWIIKSNYQGLPLPCVKKIIKQVLQGLDYLHTKCRIIHTDIKPENILLCVNDQYIRRLAAEATEWQRSGAPPPSGSAVSTAPQPKPADKMSKNKKKKLKKKQKRQAELLEKRMQEIEEMEKEASPGQTQPEEEEEAQTPLEMLIKVSPPEEGVGKKTAQVLVQEPSNLMEGNVEKCVTEINCNGVIQMTDFTDSGNQGSVRLEDDLHNANDCGNHPHTQKTENFHSCNYSQHNADSENRPQEAMSDSFVPLVSEDSMACQPTSNDKQSFNVQEINNFQESIRTETPSEDENENNSPSDNKGKSTAGNFLLNPLEPKNADKLKVKIADLGNACWVHKHFTEDIQTRQYRSLEVLIGSGYNTPADIWSTACMAFELATGDYLFEPHSGEDYSRDEDHIALIIELLGKIPRKLILAGKYSKEFFTKKGDLKHITKLKPWGLFEVLVEKYEWSQDEAAAFTDFLLPMLELIPEKRATAAECLRHPWLNS
- the SRPK1 gene encoding SRSF protein kinase 1 isoform X2, whose amino-acid sequence is MAFLKTIGLTSGIYLSMGGRASCRPDTQHRGPAAHSESDVPEQEEEILGSDDDEQEDPNDYCKGGYHLVKIGDLFNGRYHVIRKLGWGHFSTVWLAWDIQGRRFVAMKVVKSAEHYTETALDEIKLLKSVRNSDPNDPSKEKVVQLLDDFKISGVNGSHICMVFEVLGHHLLKWIIKSNYQGLPLPCVKKIIKQVLQGLDYLHTKCRIIHTDIKPENILLCVNDQYIRRLAAEATEWQRSGAPPPSGSAVSTAPQPKPADKMSKNKKKKLKKKQKRQAELLEKRMQEIEEMEKEASPGQTQPEEEEEAQTPLEMLIKVSPPEEGVGKKTAQVLVQEPSNLMEGNVEKCVTEINCNGVIQMTDFTDSGNQGSVRLEDDLHNANDCGNHPHTQKTENFHSCNYSQHNADSENRPQEAMSDSFVPLVSEDSMACQPTSNDKQSFNVQEINNFQESIRTETPSEDENENNSPSDNKGKSTAGNFLLNPLEPKNADKLKVKIADLGNACWVHKHFTEDIQTRQYRSLEVLIGSGYNTPADIWSTACMAFELATGDYLFEPHSGEDYSRDEDHIALIIELLGKIPRKLILAGKYSKEFFTKKGDLKHITKLKPWGLFEVLVEKYEWSQDEAAAFTDFLLPMLELIPEKRATAAECLRHPWLNS